A window of Steroidobacteraceae bacterium genomic DNA:
TCGTGGCAGTACAGCAAAAGAATCCCGGTATCACTTCTCGCCCTCACTATTTCTTGTTTTGTCCAGGTAACGCCACGGCTCGCCATTCGTGTGGACTCGAAACACGAGTATCTTCGCGCCTTGATCACCGGCCGTTGCCTGATGGCGCTGCTTGAAGGCGACATGGCCGACCGTACCGGGCGCGCCAATGATGGGCGGTGCATCGACCCTGTTGATGACAGGATTGCCTTCGAGGTAATAGTGAAACTCCTCTCCAGGGTGCCAGTGCCAGTCGAGTTTCCCGTTGGGAGGGATCTCGACAATGTCGATGAGTACTTCACGCCCGTGCGTGAACTCGTCCGATAGGCTGGCGGTCAGTAGATTGGTGACTCTTGATCCCTCCAAAGCGCTCAGTGCGGGGACGGCAAGTC
This region includes:
- a CDS encoding cupin domain-containing protein, with protein sequence MTRSRVHLIVLAFAAGLAVGLAVPALSALEGSRVTNLLTASLSDEFTHGREVLIDIVEIPPNGKLDWHWHPGEEFHYYLEGNPVINRVDAPPIIGAPGTVGHVAFKQRHQATAGDQGAKILVFRVHTNGEPWRYLDKTRNSEGEK